The following proteins come from a genomic window of Enterobacter chengduensis:
- a CDS encoding CoA-acylating methylmalonate-semialdehyde dehydrogenase, translating into METVANFIHGECVTGSGQRVQAIFNPATGKQIRQVVMSTAQETEQAIAAAQQAFPAWARQAPLKRARVMFRFKALLEENMVRLARLISEEHGKVFSDAVGELTRGLEVVEFACGIPHLQKGEHSANVGTGVDSHSLMQPLGVCAGITPFNFPAMVPMWMFPIALATGNTFVLKPSEKDPSLALALAQLLKEAGLPDGVFNVVQGDKESVDVLLTDPRVQAVSFVGSTPIAEYIYQTASAHGKRCQALGGAKNHCILMPDADMEMAANAIMGAGFGAAGERCMALSVVLAVGDKTADDLCARLEKQIAALRVGPGLDQSPENEMGPLISSAHRSKVLGYIDSGEAQGATLRVDGRGFSVQGHEQGYFVGPTLFDNVTPEMTIYKEEIFGPVLSVVRVADYASAVDLINRHEYGNGSAIFTRDGGCARRFCEEVQAGMVGVNVPIPVPMAFHSFGGWKRSIFGALNVHGSDGVRFYTRMKTITARWPEMQQETGAAFSMPTLG; encoded by the coding sequence ATGGAGACGGTAGCGAATTTTATTCACGGCGAATGTGTCACCGGTTCAGGCCAGCGCGTTCAGGCGATCTTCAACCCGGCCACCGGCAAGCAGATCCGCCAGGTGGTGATGAGTACGGCGCAGGAAACGGAGCAGGCGATTGCCGCCGCGCAGCAGGCGTTTCCGGCGTGGGCGCGCCAGGCTCCGCTCAAGCGCGCGCGCGTGATGTTCCGCTTCAAGGCGCTGCTGGAAGAGAACATGGTGCGCCTGGCCCGCCTCATCAGCGAAGAGCACGGCAAGGTCTTCTCCGACGCGGTGGGCGAACTGACGCGCGGCCTGGAGGTGGTGGAGTTTGCCTGCGGCATTCCGCACCTGCAAAAGGGCGAACACTCGGCGAACGTCGGTACCGGCGTCGACAGCCACTCGCTGATGCAGCCGCTCGGGGTCTGCGCCGGGATCACGCCGTTTAACTTCCCGGCGATGGTGCCGATGTGGATGTTCCCGATTGCCCTGGCGACCGGGAATACCTTCGTGCTGAAGCCCTCGGAAAAAGATCCTTCTCTCGCGCTCGCGCTGGCGCAGCTGCTGAAAGAGGCCGGCCTGCCCGACGGCGTGTTCAACGTGGTGCAGGGCGATAAGGAGTCCGTTGACGTGCTCCTGACCGACCCGCGCGTGCAGGCGGTGAGCTTTGTCGGCTCCACGCCGATTGCCGAATACATTTACCAGACCGCGTCCGCCCACGGTAAGCGCTGTCAGGCACTGGGCGGTGCGAAAAACCACTGCATTCTCATGCCGGACGCCGACATGGAGATGGCCGCCAACGCCATTATGGGCGCAGGCTTCGGCGCGGCGGGAGAGCGCTGCATGGCGCTTTCGGTGGTGCTGGCGGTGGGGGATAAAACCGCCGATGACCTCTGCGCCCGGCTGGAAAAACAGATTGCCGCCCTGCGCGTCGGGCCGGGACTGGACCAGTCGCCGGAAAACGAAATGGGGCCGCTCATCTCGTCCGCCCACCGCAGCAAGGTGCTGGGATACATCGACAGCGGGGAAGCGCAGGGCGCGACGCTTCGCGTGGACGGTCGCGGCTTCAGCGTGCAGGGGCACGAGCAGGGCTACTTCGTCGGGCCGACGCTGTTCGATAACGTCACCCCGGAGATGACCATCTATAAAGAAGAGATTTTTGGGCCGGTGCTTTCTGTGGTGCGCGTAGCAGATTACGCCAGCGCGGTGGACCTGATTAACCGCCATGAATATGGTAATGGCTCCGCCATTTTCACCCGCGACGGCGGCTGCGCGCGCCGCTTCTGCGAGGAGGTGCAGGCGGGCATGGTGGGCGTCAACGTGCCGATCCCCGTGCCGATGGCGTTCCACAGCTTTGGCGGCTGGAAGCGTTCCATCTTCGGCGCGCTCAACGTCCACGGCAGCGACGGCGTGCGCTTCTACACCCGAATGAAAACCATCACCGCGCGCTGGCCGGAAATGCAGCAGGAGACTGGCGCTGCGTTCTCCATGCCGACGCTGGGCTGA
- a CDS encoding ABC transporter permease encodes MTQMITKTQAPAKRAGRIDPIAFFERFGVLIFMILLLIFFQSQNSNFFSERNIFNILTEVSIYGIMAVGMTFVILTAGIDLSVGSILAVCAMTAAYVIKGDNFTTVDPNAWGGMSWLIGLGICLAMGTAIGFLHGLGVTRLRLPPFIVTLGGMTIWRGLTLVINDGAPIAGFDQGYRWWGRGELLGISIPIWIFALVALGGYLALHKTRWGRFVYAIGGNPEAARLAGVNVKRVLVSVYVLIGCLAGLAGFILSARLGSAEAVAGISFELRVIASVVIGGTSLMGGYGRIGGTIIGSIIMGILINGLVLMNVSAYYQQIITGLIIVLAVAFDTYAKSRRGAL; translated from the coding sequence ATGACGCAGATGATTACTAAAACGCAGGCCCCGGCCAAACGCGCCGGACGCATCGATCCCATCGCCTTCTTCGAGCGCTTCGGGGTGCTGATTTTCATGATCCTGCTGCTGATCTTCTTCCAGTCGCAGAACAGCAACTTTTTCTCTGAGCGCAATATTTTCAACATTCTGACCGAAGTCTCCATCTACGGGATCATGGCCGTGGGGATGACCTTCGTCATTCTCACCGCCGGGATCGACCTCTCCGTGGGCTCCATTCTGGCGGTGTGCGCCATGACCGCGGCGTACGTGATTAAGGGCGACAACTTCACCACCGTCGACCCGAACGCCTGGGGCGGCATGAGCTGGCTAATCGGGCTGGGGATTTGTCTGGCGATGGGCACGGCGATTGGCTTCCTGCACGGGCTGGGCGTGACCCGCCTGCGCCTGCCGCCGTTCATCGTGACCCTCGGCGGGATGACCATCTGGCGCGGCCTGACGCTGGTGATTAACGACGGCGCGCCGATTGCCGGTTTCGATCAGGGCTACCGCTGGTGGGGGCGCGGGGAGCTGCTCGGCATCTCCATTCCGATCTGGATCTTCGCCCTCGTCGCCCTCGGCGGCTATCTGGCGCTGCATAAAACCCGCTGGGGCCGCTTCGTCTACGCCATCGGCGGTAACCCGGAGGCGGCGCGCCTGGCGGGGGTGAACGTCAAGCGCGTGCTGGTCAGCGTCTACGTGCTGATTGGCTGCCTGGCGGGGCTGGCGGGCTTCATTCTGAGCGCCCGTCTGGGAAGCGCCGAGGCGGTGGCCGGGATCTCCTTTGAGCTGCGCGTCATTGCCTCGGTGGTGATTGGCGGCACCTCGCTGATGGGCGGCTACGGGCGCATCGGCGGCACCATTATCGGCTCCATCATCATGGGTATTCTGATTAACGGCCTGGTGCTGATGAACGTCTCGGCCTACTACCAGCAGATTATCACCGGATTAATTATCGTTCTGGCGGTGGCGTTTGACACCTACGCCAAGAGCCGTCGCGGCGCACTGTGA
- the guaA gene encoding glutamine-hydrolyzing GMP synthase produces MTENIHKHRILILDFGSQYTQLVARRVRELGVYCELWAWDVTEAQIREFNPSGIILSGGPESTTEENSPRAPQYVFEAGVPVFGVCYGMQTMAMQLGGHVEGSNEREFGYAQVEVVTDSALVRGIEDSLTADGKPLLDVWMSHGDKVTAIPSDFVTVASTESCPFAIMANEEKRFYGVQFHPEVTHTRQGMRMLERFVRDICQCEALWTPAKIIDDAVERIRQQVGDDKVILGLSGGVDSSVTAMLLHRAIGKNLTCVFVDNGLLRLNEAQQVMDMFGDHFGLNIVHVEGEQRFLDALKGENDPEAKRKIIGRVFVEVFDEEALKLEDVKWLAQGTIYPDVIESAASATGKAHVIKSHHNVGGLPKEMKMGLVEPLRELFKDEVRKIGLELGLPYDMLYRHPFPGPGLGVRVLGEVKKEYCDLLRRADAIFIEELHKADLYNKVSQAFTVFLPVRSVGVMGDGRKYDWVVSLRAVETIDFMTAHWAHLPYDFLGRVSNRIINEVNGISRVVYDISGKPPATIEWE; encoded by the coding sequence ATGACGGAAAACATTCATAAACATCGCATTCTCATCCTGGACTTCGGTTCGCAGTACACTCAGCTGGTGGCGCGTCGCGTACGTGAACTGGGCGTTTACTGCGAACTGTGGGCGTGGGATGTCACGGAAGCACAGATTCGCGAATTCAATCCAAGCGGCATCATCCTGTCCGGCGGCCCGGAAAGCACCACCGAAGAGAACAGCCCGCGCGCGCCGCAGTACGTGTTCGAAGCTGGCGTGCCGGTATTCGGCGTTTGCTACGGTATGCAGACCATGGCAATGCAGCTGGGCGGCCACGTAGAAGGCTCTAACGAGCGCGAGTTTGGCTATGCGCAGGTAGAAGTCGTCACCGACAGCGCGCTGGTGCGCGGTATCGAAGACTCCCTGACCGCAGACGGCAAACCGCTGCTGGACGTGTGGATGAGCCACGGCGACAAGGTCACCGCCATCCCGTCTGACTTCGTGACCGTTGCCAGCACCGAAAGCTGCCCGTTCGCGATCATGGCGAACGAAGAAAAACGCTTCTACGGCGTGCAGTTCCACCCGGAAGTGACCCACACCCGTCAGGGTATGCGCATGCTGGAGCGCTTCGTGCGCGACATCTGCCAGTGTGAAGCCCTGTGGACCCCGGCAAAAATCATCGACGACGCCGTGGAGCGTATCCGCCAGCAGGTTGGCGATGACAAGGTCATTCTCGGCCTTTCCGGCGGCGTGGACTCCTCCGTAACCGCGATGCTGCTGCACCGCGCCATCGGCAAAAACCTGACCTGCGTCTTCGTGGACAACGGTCTGCTGCGTCTGAATGAAGCCCAGCAGGTAATGGACATGTTCGGCGACCACTTCGGCCTGAACATCGTTCACGTGGAAGGCGAGCAGCGCTTCCTGGACGCGCTGAAAGGCGAGAACGATCCGGAAGCGAAGCGTAAAATCATCGGCCGCGTGTTCGTGGAAGTGTTCGACGAAGAAGCGCTGAAGCTGGAAGACGTGAAGTGGCTGGCGCAGGGCACCATCTATCCTGATGTGATCGAGTCTGCGGCCTCCGCGACCGGTAAAGCACACGTCATCAAATCTCACCACAACGTGGGCGGCCTGCCGAAAGAGATGAAGATGGGTCTGGTTGAACCGCTGCGCGAGCTGTTCAAAGACGAAGTGCGTAAGATCGGTCTGGAACTGGGTCTGCCGTACGACATGCTCTACCGTCACCCGTTCCCGGGCCCGGGTCTCGGCGTGCGTGTGCTGGGCGAAGTGAAGAAAGAGTACTGCGACCTGCTGCGTCGCGCAGACGCGATCTTCATCGAAGAGCTGCACAAAGCTGACCTGTACAACAAGGTAAGCCAGGCGTTCACCGTGTTCCTGCCGGTTCGCTCCGTCGGCGTGATGGGCGATGGCCGCAAGTACGACTGGGTTGTTTCCCTGCGTGCGGTAGAAACCATCGACTTCATGACCGCGCACTGGGCGCACCTGCCGTATGACTTCTTAGGCCGTGTTTCCAATAGAATAATCAATGAGGTCAATGGGATATCGCGAGTCGTATATGACATCAGCGGTAAGCCACCGGCTACGATTGAGTGGGAATAA
- the iolG gene encoding inositol 2-dehydrogenase, producing the protein MFNIALLGAGRIGQVHAANIASHGATTLWSVVDPNQEFATRLAAQYQARQQSLEEAMTDPNVHAVLIASATDTHADLIEMAARHGKAIFCEKPVHLDLARVRDCLKVVKEYDVPLFIGFNRRFDPQFRRVKTDAQAGRIGKPESLLIISRDPSPPPAEYVRVSGGMFRDMTIHDFDMARFILGEEPVSVYAQGSNLVDPAIGEAGDIDTAFIVLKYASGAMATIVNSRRSSYGYDQRLELHGSEGLLCAGNILENQVQHYGKQGCTSALPEHFFLQRYKSAYAAEWEHFVAVLRGEAVPDCSGDDGERALYLADKALESLRSQREIVL; encoded by the coding sequence ATGTTTAACATTGCTTTACTGGGCGCTGGCCGAATTGGCCAGGTACATGCAGCTAACATCGCCAGCCACGGCGCGACCACGCTCTGGTCCGTGGTTGACCCGAATCAGGAATTTGCCACCCGTCTCGCCGCGCAGTACCAGGCCCGCCAGCAGAGCCTGGAGGAGGCGATGACCGACCCTAACGTTCACGCCGTGCTGATCGCCTCTGCCACCGATACCCATGCGGACCTGATTGAAATGGCCGCCCGCCACGGCAAGGCCATCTTCTGCGAAAAGCCGGTACACCTTGACCTCGCCCGAGTGCGCGACTGCCTGAAGGTGGTCAAAGAGTACGACGTGCCGCTGTTCATCGGCTTTAACCGCCGCTTTGACCCGCAGTTCCGCCGGGTGAAAACCGACGCGCAGGCTGGGCGCATCGGCAAGCCGGAATCGCTGCTGATTATCTCCCGCGACCCGTCCCCGCCGCCTGCGGAGTACGTGCGCGTCTCCGGCGGCATGTTCCGCGATATGACCATTCACGACTTTGATATGGCGCGCTTCATCCTGGGCGAAGAGCCGGTGTCGGTGTATGCCCAGGGCAGCAACCTGGTGGATCCGGCGATTGGCGAGGCGGGGGATATCGATACCGCGTTTATCGTTCTGAAATACGCCTCCGGCGCGATGGCCACCATCGTCAACAGCCGCCGCTCTTCCTATGGATACGACCAGCGTCTGGAGCTGCACGGCTCCGAAGGGCTGCTGTGCGCGGGCAACATTCTGGAAAATCAGGTGCAGCACTACGGCAAACAGGGCTGCACCAGCGCGCTGCCGGAACACTTCTTCCTGCAGCGCTATAAATCCGCTTACGCCGCGGAATGGGAACACTTTGTTGCGGTCCTGCGCGGCGAAGCGGTGCCTGACTGCAGCGGCGATGATGGTGAACGTGCGCTGTACCTCGCGGATAAGGCGCTGGAGTCGCTGCGCAGCCAGCGCGAGATCGTCCTCTAA
- the iolD gene encoding 3D-(3,5/4)-trihydroxycyclohexane-1,2-dione acylhydrolase (decyclizing), whose translation MQTERMTMAQALVRFLNQQYVSVDGNETPFVEGVATIFGHGNVLGIGQALEQDPGHLQVMQGCNEQGIAHMATGFAKQHRRQRIFAVTSSVGPGAANMVTAAATATANRIPLLLLPGDIYASRQPDPVLQQIEQYHDLSISTNDCFRPVSRYWDRINRPEQLMSAMLSAMRTLTDPADTGAVTICLPQDVQGEAWDYPLSFFARRVHHIERRPPDPQRLAQARALIARKRRPLVVCGGGVRYSGAHEAFRKFVETLQLPFAETQAGKGALVSDHPLNLGGVGVTGGLAANQLAPQADLVIGIGTRLTDFTTGSKALFSHPDVEFLLLNVAEFDALKLDATSLVADAQTGLQALTQALGDYRSGWGEKIAEAKSAWRDECRRLWDRQWRPDDAPEVAGHLDAQLAEYGETLNTRLTQTRVLGLINQHVEDNAVVVGAAGSLPGDLQRLWQVKTPDSYHLEYGYSCMGYEIAAAIGAKLARPELPVYAMVGDGSYMMLHSELQTAVQEGIKVTVLLFDNASFGCINNLQMGHGMGSFGTENRQRNPETGRLDGPLVKVDFAQNAESYGCRAWRVHDEQSLLAALEASRAHPGPTLLDIKVLPKTMTHDYASWWRTGDAQVAEASAVREAAEHTLAQVKKARQY comes from the coding sequence ATGCAAACCGAACGTATGACCATGGCCCAGGCGCTGGTCCGGTTCCTGAATCAACAGTACGTCAGCGTGGACGGCAACGAAACGCCCTTCGTGGAGGGCGTCGCCACCATTTTTGGGCACGGTAACGTGCTCGGCATCGGCCAGGCGCTGGAGCAGGATCCGGGCCATCTGCAGGTGATGCAGGGCTGCAACGAGCAGGGCATTGCCCATATGGCGACGGGATTTGCCAAACAGCACCGCCGTCAGCGGATCTTTGCCGTCACCTCCTCCGTCGGGCCGGGGGCGGCCAACATGGTGACCGCCGCGGCCACCGCCACGGCTAACCGCATTCCGCTGCTATTGCTGCCGGGCGATATCTACGCCAGCCGCCAGCCGGACCCGGTGCTGCAGCAGATCGAGCAGTATCACGATCTCAGCATCAGCACCAACGACTGCTTCCGTCCGGTCTCCCGCTACTGGGACCGCATCAACCGTCCCGAGCAGCTGATGAGCGCCATGCTCAGCGCGATGCGAACGCTTACTGACCCGGCAGATACCGGGGCGGTGACTATCTGCCTGCCGCAGGACGTGCAGGGCGAGGCCTGGGACTATCCGCTGAGCTTTTTCGCGCGTCGCGTGCACCACATCGAGCGTCGTCCGCCCGATCCGCAGCGTCTGGCGCAGGCGCGGGCGCTGATCGCCCGCAAGCGTCGCCCGCTGGTGGTGTGCGGCGGCGGGGTGCGCTACTCCGGCGCGCATGAGGCGTTTCGCAAATTTGTCGAGACGCTGCAGCTGCCGTTTGCCGAAACCCAGGCCGGGAAGGGCGCGCTGGTAAGTGATCACCCACTTAATCTGGGCGGCGTCGGGGTGACGGGGGGACTGGCGGCCAACCAGCTCGCGCCGCAGGCCGATCTGGTGATCGGCATCGGCACGCGCCTGACCGACTTTACCACCGGCTCCAAGGCGCTCTTCTCCCATCCGGACGTCGAATTCCTGCTGCTGAACGTGGCGGAGTTCGACGCCCTGAAGCTGGACGCCACCTCGCTGGTTGCCGATGCCCAGACCGGGCTGCAGGCATTGACCCAGGCGCTCGGCGATTACCGCAGCGGCTGGGGGGAGAAAATTGCCGAGGCGAAATCCGCCTGGCGCGACGAGTGCCGCCGCCTGTGGGATCGCCAGTGGCGTCCGGACGACGCGCCCGAGGTGGCGGGGCACCTGGACGCGCAGCTGGCGGAATACGGCGAGACGCTCAACACCCGCCTGACCCAAACGCGGGTGCTGGGGCTGATCAACCAGCATGTTGAAGATAATGCCGTTGTGGTGGGCGCGGCCGGTTCGCTGCCGGGGGATTTACAGCGCCTCTGGCAGGTTAAAACGCCGGACAGCTATCACCTGGAGTACGGCTACTCCTGCATGGGCTACGAGATTGCGGCGGCCATCGGCGCGAAGCTCGCCAGGCCCGAGCTGCCGGTGTACGCCATGGTGGGGGATGGCTCCTACATGATGCTGCACTCCGAGCTGCAAACCGCCGTTCAGGAGGGCATTAAGGTCACCGTCCTGCTGTTTGATAACGCCAGCTTCGGCTGCATTAACAACCTGCAGATGGGGCACGGCATGGGCAGCTTTGGCACCGAAAACCGCCAGCGCAACCCGGAAACCGGGCGTCTCGACGGGCCGCTGGTGAAGGTCGACTTTGCGCAAAACGCGGAAAGCTACGGCTGTCGCGCGTGGCGGGTACACGACGAGCAAAGCCTGCTGGCGGCGCTGGAGGCGTCGCGCGCGCATCCGGGCCCGACGCTGCTGGACATCAAGGTGCTGCCGAAGACCATGACCCACGATTACGCCTCCTGGTGGCGAACCGGCGACGCGCAGGTGGCAGAGGCTTCTGCCGTGCGTGAAGCCGCGGAGCACACTCTGGCGCAGGTGAAAAAAGCCCGCCAGTATTAA
- a CDS encoding MurR/RpiR family transcriptional regulator: MTTATSLNELQQQIRDRYDSLSKRLQQVSRYVLDNTNSVAFDTVAVIAERADVPPSTLIRFANAFDFTGFNEMKQLFRMNLVEETASYSDRARLFREMESEAVPETPLDILQEFARSNAQALQQLAARAEPEMLERAVQLLADADTIYIAGLRRSFSVAAYLTYALSHLECRPILLDGMGGMLREQISRIKARDIVVSISFSPYAEETVMVSETAASVGARQIVITDSQISPLATFSDLCFVVKEAQVDAFRSQSATLCLVQSLVVALAYRLGEGN; the protein is encoded by the coding sequence ATGACGACAGCAACCAGCCTGAACGAACTGCAGCAGCAAATCCGCGATCGCTACGATAGCCTGAGCAAGAGGCTGCAGCAGGTCTCCCGCTACGTGCTGGATAACACCAACAGCGTGGCCTTCGATACGGTTGCCGTGATTGCCGAGCGCGCCGACGTGCCGCCCTCGACGCTGATCCGCTTTGCTAACGCCTTCGACTTCACCGGCTTCAACGAAATGAAACAGCTGTTTCGCATGAACCTGGTAGAGGAGACCGCCAGCTACAGCGACCGCGCCCGTCTGTTCCGCGAGATGGAGAGCGAGGCCGTGCCGGAAACCCCGCTCGATATCCTGCAGGAGTTTGCCCGCTCAAACGCGCAGGCGCTGCAGCAGCTTGCCGCCCGCGCCGAGCCGGAAATGCTGGAGCGCGCGGTGCAGCTGCTGGCCGACGCCGACACCATCTACATCGCCGGACTGCGCCGCTCCTTTAGCGTCGCCGCGTACCTCACCTACGCCCTGAGCCACCTGGAGTGCCGCCCTATCCTGCTCGACGGCATGGGCGGGATGCTGCGCGAGCAGATCAGCCGCATTAAGGCGCGCGACATTGTGGTGTCGATCAGCTTCTCGCCGTACGCGGAAGAGACGGTGATGGTCAGCGAAACCGCCGCCAGCGTCGGCGCGCGGCAGATTGTGATTACGGACAGCCAGATAAGCCCGCTGGCGACGTTCAGCGATCTCTGCTTTGTGGTGAAAGAGGCGCAGGTGGACGCGTTTCGGTCTCAGTCGGCAACGCTGTGCCTTGTGCAGTCGCTGGTGGTGGCGCTGGCTTATAGGTTGGGTGAAGGGAATTGA
- a CDS encoding sugar ABC transporter substrate-binding protein — protein sequence MKKLIVAALIAMTSGAALAENEQIVFSTPNLAMPFEVHMQRTAVKAAKEMGVKLQVLDGQGSSPKQVADLENAITRGAQGFIVSPNDVNAVSSAVDEIQDAKLPVVTLDRSVDSQKKVPHFGANNYKGGQAVGDFVKSKFPNGADIILLTGQPGSSSNIERTKGIRDSLKAGGEKYRIVADQTGNWMRSEGMRIVESVLPSLPKRPQVILSANDDMALGAIEALQSQGVKPGEILVTGFDAVPEALARVRDGWLAVTADQRPGFAVQTAMSQLVANVREKKAITGADYPPTLITKENLQQAERIGEAGN from the coding sequence ATGAAAAAACTGATCGTAGCCGCCCTCATCGCCATGACGTCCGGGGCCGCCCTCGCCGAAAACGAGCAAATTGTTTTCAGTACGCCAAACCTGGCCATGCCGTTTGAAGTTCACATGCAGCGCACGGCGGTGAAAGCCGCAAAAGAGATGGGCGTGAAGCTTCAGGTGCTGGACGGGCAGGGCAGCTCGCCGAAGCAGGTGGCTGACCTGGAAAACGCCATCACCCGCGGGGCGCAGGGCTTTATCGTCTCCCCAAACGACGTGAACGCGGTCTCCAGCGCGGTGGATGAAATTCAGGATGCGAAGCTGCCGGTGGTCACCCTTGACCGCTCCGTGGACAGCCAGAAAAAAGTGCCGCACTTTGGCGCCAACAACTACAAGGGCGGCCAGGCGGTTGGCGACTTCGTCAAAAGCAAATTCCCCAACGGCGCGGACATCATTCTGCTGACCGGCCAGCCGGGCTCCTCCTCCAACATTGAACGCACCAAAGGGATCCGCGACAGCCTGAAGGCAGGCGGGGAGAAGTACAGGATCGTCGCCGATCAGACCGGCAACTGGATGCGTTCGGAAGGGATGCGCATTGTGGAAAGCGTGCTGCCCTCGCTGCCGAAACGCCCGCAGGTGATCCTCTCCGCCAACGACGATATGGCGCTGGGGGCGATTGAAGCCCTGCAGAGCCAGGGCGTGAAGCCGGGCGAAATTCTGGTCACCGGCTTTGATGCGGTACCGGAAGCGCTGGCCCGCGTGCGCGACGGCTGGCTGGCGGTAACGGCGGACCAGCGTCCGGGCTTTGCGGTGCAGACGGCGATGAGCCAGCTGGTGGCCAACGTGCGCGAGAAGAAAGCCATCACCGGGGCCGACTACCCGCCGACCCTGATCACCAAAGAGAACCTGCAGCAGGCCGAGCGTATCGGTGAGGCCGGTAACTGA
- a CDS encoding sugar ABC transporter ATP-binding protein, giving the protein MSQPLLKVTDLAKSFSGVWALSSAQLTVGAGEIHALLGENGAGKSTLLKALAGAQPQTRGEIWFNGETLPVDDSPVERQNKGIITIYQEFNLLPNMTVAENMFLGREPRRRNLIVDEKAVNQEAQVILDYLQLNVAPTTPVARLSVAQQQMVEIARALTLNARLIIMDEPSAALSDSEVESLHRVVRELKNRGVSIIYVTHRLHEVFQLCDRFTVFQDGRFTGTGAVAETNVEQLIRLMVGRDVAFNRRPASETHHEDKPVRLAVKGLSREKPPLDPHGIALHDISFHVHAGEVLGIAGLVGAGRTEVARCLFGADAFTSGSFELDGVPYQPRDPLYALDQGVALVPEDRKKEGAVLGLSIRDNLSLSCLSSLLQWRWFVNTRKEDDLIESYRKALQIKMVNSAQEVRKLSGGNQQKVILARCMALNPRVLIVDEPTRGIDVGTKSEVHQVLFDMAKKGVAVIVISSDLPEVMAVSDRIITLSEGRVTGEIHGDDANEERLMTMMAINHNALNAA; this is encoded by the coding sequence ATGTCGCAACCCTTACTGAAAGTGACCGACCTGGCGAAAAGCTTTTCCGGCGTCTGGGCGCTGAGCAGCGCTCAGCTGACCGTCGGCGCGGGCGAAATTCACGCCCTGCTGGGGGAAAACGGGGCGGGAAAATCCACGCTGCTGAAGGCGCTCGCGGGCGCGCAGCCGCAAACGCGCGGGGAGATCTGGTTCAACGGCGAAACGCTGCCGGTGGACGACTCCCCCGTTGAGCGGCAGAACAAGGGCATTATCACCATCTACCAGGAATTCAACCTGCTGCCCAACATGACCGTCGCGGAAAACATGTTTCTCGGGCGCGAGCCGCGCAGGCGTAACCTGATCGTTGACGAAAAGGCGGTTAACCAGGAGGCGCAGGTCATTCTCGACTACCTGCAGCTGAACGTCGCGCCGACCACGCCGGTCGCCCGCCTGAGCGTCGCCCAGCAGCAGATGGTGGAGATCGCCCGGGCGCTGACCCTCAACGCCAGGCTGATTATCATGGACGAACCGTCCGCCGCGCTGAGCGACAGCGAGGTGGAAAGCCTGCACCGCGTGGTGCGCGAGCTTAAAAACCGCGGGGTGAGCATTATTTACGTCACCCACCGCCTGCACGAAGTTTTTCAGCTCTGCGATCGCTTCACCGTTTTCCAGGACGGCCGCTTCACCGGCACCGGCGCGGTGGCGGAGACCAACGTCGAACAGCTGATCCGCCTGATGGTCGGTCGCGACGTGGCCTTTAACCGTCGCCCCGCCAGCGAAACGCATCATGAGGACAAACCCGTCCGCCTGGCGGTGAAGGGGCTGAGCCGCGAAAAGCCGCCGCTGGATCCGCACGGCATCGCCCTGCACGACATCAGCTTCCACGTCCACGCCGGGGAAGTGCTGGGCATTGCCGGGCTGGTGGGCGCGGGGCGTACCGAGGTGGCGCGCTGCCTGTTCGGCGCAGATGCGTTTACCTCCGGCAGCTTTGAGCTGGACGGCGTGCCTTACCAGCCGCGCGACCCGCTCTATGCCCTCGATCAGGGCGTGGCGCTGGTGCCGGAAGACCGCAAAAAAGAGGGGGCGGTGCTGGGGCTGTCGATCCGCGACAACCTGTCGCTCTCCTGCCTCTCTTCGCTGCTGCAGTGGCGCTGGTTCGTGAACACCCGCAAAGAGGACGACCTGATTGAGTCCTACCGCAAGGCGCTGCAGATCAAGATGGTCAACAGCGCGCAGGAGGTGCGCAAGCTCTCCGGCGGCAACCAGCAAAAGGTGATCCTCGCGCGCTGCATGGCGCTCAACCCGCGGGTGCTGATCGTCGATGAGCCGACGCGCGGCATCGACGTGGGGACCAAATCGGAAGTGCACCAGGTGCTCTTTGACATGGCGAAAAAGGGCGTGGCGGTGATCGTGATCTCCTCCGATCTGCCGGAAGTGATGGCGGTGTCCGATCGGATCATCACCCTCAGCGAAGGGCGGGTGACCGGTGAGATCCACGGTGACGACGCTAATGAAGAACGGCTGATGACGATGATGGCCATCAACCACAACGCCCTGAACGCGGCATAA